DNA sequence from the Phocoena sinus isolate mPhoSin1 chromosome 9, mPhoSin1.pri, whole genome shotgun sequence genome:
AGAAGAGCTGTGCTCCCTGCTCGGCCAGGTCTTCCAGATCGTGTACACGGAGTCCACCATCGACTTCCTGGACAGAGCCATATTTGACGGGGCCTCGACACCCACCCACCACCTGTCCCTTCACAGTGGTACGTGAGCAGGAGGGCCCCGCCGCCCCTTCCCACCGGGGCTCACTCTGCCGCGAGCTCTTCCCAGGACAACACCTGGGCAGCCTTGTTGTGCGGTGGGGGTTTGAGCCGACGCCCTTTGTTCCCAGACTTCACTGTTCGAGTTAATCTGCAAGTTTAATCAAGGCACACGTGTTCCCCCCGCTCCCTGCTTTAGACCACCTGGTGGCTTCCTGCGTAACTTTGGGGGCCAGGAACACTTTTTCTGGAACCACGCCTGGCCAAAGTCACTTTACCAAACTTAGAACCCAGGGCCGGGCGGGGCTCCCAGCGCTGGGGCTGAGAGTGGGTATGGGGCCCCTTCCAAGACAAGGCCTGCCCGGGGCGGGATGGGGGGCAGTGGCAGGAAGAGCAAGGGGCCCGAAGGCGGTGTAGCCGGACCAGCGCTCAGAGCCGCTTCCTCCGTGTGGGCACCTGGGGAGCGTTTTCCGGAATCTGTGAGCACGCACAAGTTGCGTCATTTGCGTGGGAGCCCACTTGAGCTCAGTCTTCTAGATACCAAGAGCATCCACCTTTCAAATGCTTAGTATACCGAGGACCCGTGGCTTCTGTCAGTCAGGTGAACAGAGAGAAAGGTGTTGGAGGCAGCGCAGCTGTAGCCTCCGTGGCAGGCAGCCTCTGGTCTTTCTGTGGAGAGTCCAGCCCTGCACGCGCCCCCGGCGGCTCACGTGTCTCCACGAACAGCGCAGAACCCTTTGCGTGCTGACGAAGCTGAGGGCGCTTTCTGAGGAAGGGCTGGCTCTCTCACCATCTCCTTGTCTCGCCGTTCATGCTGGAGCCGCCACAGCAGTGCAGAGACAGCCCGGCGAGGCCGGCAGCCTGTCCTCACGGGCAGGTGGGGAGGTTGAGGCCCAGAGGCCCGCGGCTTCCGCAGTGGGTAGCAGGTGGTTTATTGAGCTCTACTTAAACGTTCAGCATTGAGATTTCCAGTAGTGGTTTTTTTTGAATAAGCTTTTTTACTAAAAAGTACACAGATCGTAATTACACCATTAAATGAGTTTTCACGAAGTAAACACAGGATGTTCAGCCTACCCGCGTGGGCTTCCTTCCTGCCGGCCTCCTCTCTGCGTGGGTGTCATTTGTCCCCCAGCCCTCAGGTCTCCCTCTGGGGTCCAGGCACACCCGCACTCACACCACGTGTGCCCATGCACCCATCACATACATCACGCACACAGCACACGTACGTGCGTCATgtcacacgtgtgcacacactcCACACAGCACACACGCTCACATCCTCACAGACACTTCACGCCCACGAGCGTGCACGCTAGATGCTCACAGCATACGCACTCCCCATCGCACGCACTCCCCATCGCACACACTCTCAGACACACATCCTCTGCTggtttctgcctcagggccttccTTGCTGGGTCAGTTCTCTCCTGCTGCTGTGACAGGTCACCACGACCGAGCAGCTTCAGCCACACAGACTTACTGGTCTCTCACGGTTCTGTAGGTTCGAGTCCACCGTGGGCCTCACTGGCTCAAATCAGGGTGCGGGCCAGCGGCCTTCCTCCTGAGACTCCAGGGAGAAGCtgcttcctgccttttccagcttcccgCGGCCTTCCTCCCTCCACGGTCACAGCCATGGTGGCATCTCTGACCTCCTGTTGTCGCAGCTCCGTCTGGCCCCTCCCCGTccacaccagagggcccagggcACACGTCGAGCCCCCTCAGATAGCCCAGGGCGTCTTCCTGTCTCAGGGTCAGCTGCCCAGCAACCTCCAGCCCCGTCGCCACGTCACCTGGCACGTGCACCTGGGGTTTGGACGGGGGCATCTTGGGGCCATTACTGTGCTCAGTGCACACTCCCCTCCTACTGCCAGAAAcgtcctctttctctccctgttccctccccacccctacgTTTTCTGATCCCTTTTCTCTTAAAGCTTCGCTTGCTGCGTGTGGTGGTGCCTCGGCGTCCCTCCTCGTCTGTGTCACACGGACCTTAGGTCATCTCTTTGGTGTTGCCCAAGTAGCTGCTGTGTACCAGGTCCTTTGCTGGTCTGAGGGTCTCAGGCACCCTGAGGCCCCGTGTCTGTCCTCGGGGAGCAGCCATCCACGTGTGGAGCCTGGCTGGGTCCAGGTTGGGGCTCAGACCTGCCAGCTCTGATCGTGGCTTCTGCCCTCACCAGCTGTGTGGCATGGGGCAAGTTGCATAACCTCTCTGATTCAGTTCCTCATCTAAAAGTTGGAGCAGTGGTGATACCTGCTGGGATCAGAGAAGACAAAGTAGCACAGCCCCTAGGACGCTGCCGGGCGTGGTGCCCACATCTACCAGTGGTGCTTCTCTTGCCCCGGCCATTGGGAAGCCTTCTCCAACCCTGCCACGTGGCACATCCTCCGAGAACCGGAGCATTGTCCCacctcctgcccagccctgcaGCAGGTGGTGCATCTCACAAGACCCCCAGGAGGAGCAGGCAGGGGTGCAGCCCGAGGGGTGCACCCCGGGGGCCTGGCCGGCTCTGCCCATGAAGGCCTGCAGGTTCCCCACCGCCAGGGCTGTGCGTCTCGTGCTTAGAGCTTGGACACTGGACTCAGTGCCCCCTCCCTCACGTAACCAGAAGCTTCTGTGTTCTGCACTTTCTGCACAGACGACTCTTCCACAAAGGTGGACATGAAGGAGTCCTATGAGACGGAAGCCAGCACTTTGTGAGTACCCCGCCCTGGTGGTGCCAGTATGGCTGCCTGGCTCCACCCTCCTCGTCGGtgtccctccccctgcccccgcccccttcAGGAGCCTTCCCGTCAGTGGGCTCCCCAGGGTCACACCAGTGACATCATCACTCCACCGAGACCCTGCTAGGCTGAGGGCCCCTGCTGGGTCCTTCCCTGCACGTGCCTTTCTCTGTCCGGCCCGAGCCCCGCCCTCCATGACAggccccctcctcctctcagACCCTGGCCCTAACTGGGCCCCCATGGGGGGTCGAGGGTGCAGGcacggggcagggctggggggccgCCCACCCACGGCTCGGCTCGCGTCCTTGCAGCTCCTTCCCCGAGTGTGTGCGTGCAGGCGGCGCGTCGCCCTTGTCCTTCTGCACGCAGACGGCGCCCCACGCCAAGACGGTCAGTGAGAGCGAGCTGAGCGCCACGGCCGCCGAGCTGCTGCAGGACTACATGCTCACGGTACGctgcccgccgccgccgccgccgccgccgccgccggcagGAGACCCCGGCCccagagagcccacgtgctctagcaGGCCTGTGCTGGGGCCAGCGGTGCCTTGGGGTTAGAATCTCCTTGCGGGGGTGGGGTAGGGCCGGGGAGGGGAGGATGAAGGCGTGCTTCtctgtgggtggggctgggggtgagcgTGGGCCCCTTGCTTGCAACTGGGCCTCGCTGCCTTTCCCACCAGGTCAGTCTTCGGGGAGGGCGTGAGTTGGCCAAGGCCTGAGCGTGGGGGCTGCTCTGGCCTCCGGGGCTGGACCACAGGCCTGTCCCTGGGTCTCTGGTGGTGGACGGTAGCGGAGGACCGGGTCACTCCCTGGAAGGGCCAGATGGGCCTTGTCATCGCTCAGCAGATTCTTTTACCCCTATCCCCCGACCTCACGTGACGTTCTCATTAGAAACTCGGTCAGCTGGCTGAGCATCACTGTGGGCTCCAGGGCGCTGGTCGCTGCCCCCCGGCGGTGGTGTGCAGACGCGCCCTCTGCCCGCTTGCGGGCAGCCTGGTCAGCCGCGCCTGCAGGTTAGGGCGGACGGTGCgggctcccctctcccctgccgGCTGGAGCCGTGGAGCTGCAGGTCCTCTGGGGTCACgtggggtgtgggcaggggggCGGCAGCGCCGGTCACCACCCCGCCCCGGGCCCGGCTCTCTCGGCAGCTGCGCACCAAGCTGTCATCGCAGGAGATCCAGCAGTTCGCGGCGCTGCTGCACGAGTACCGCGACGGAGCCTCGGTGCACGAGTTCTGCATCAACCTGCGGCAGCTCTACGGGGACAGCCGCAAGTTCCTGCTGCTCGGTGAGCGTGCGGCGGACGGGGGCGCCGTGAGGAATGGGGCCAGCCGGCGAGGCCTGAGTGATGCGGCTGGGAGGGGCCTGTCCCAGTGACGGGTGGGGACCTTCCCCCGGGGAAGCGGGAGGGGGCCCATGGGAGCCAGACTGAGGGTGAGGTGGGCGCCGCGCTGCCTGGCGAGCGCCGGGGGAGGCTCTGCAAGGAGGTGGCGCTTGTGCGGGCTTGGGAGGCGGGGCAGGAGCTTGCTGGGCGGGGGAGTGAAGACGCCATTCCCAGTGAAGGGCAGGCTTAGCCGAGGCCCGGAGCTTAGCACGCGGAGTCAGCACGGCGGGCGGGTGCTCAGGGCCTGCCACGGACAGGGCCCTGGACGGTTGCCCAGGCGTGCGAGGCCGGTAGCGCCTCTGCTTTCCCCATGCTGACCCCGGAGAACACGGCTGGTTGACGGTGGCTGGTGGAGGCTCCTGGGTCCTGGGCTCTGCCCCCAACGGTCCGATGAGGGCGCACTGCTCATGGGGGTGAAGGGCTGGAGGCGGACCTGCTGCATCCAGTCCGAGCTCTTGCTGACCCCACTGCCCCCTGGAGTCAGTCGCCACCCGACGCTGGGGTCCACAGCCCCTGTTCCTACTGTCCTCACATAGGAGGGGGTCTCTGTCCAGGAAGTGGGTGGTCAGCCGGGTGCCGGGAGCACAGCTGGGCGGCGGGGCCCAGTGCTCGGAGCCCTGCgtcagcctcccctcccctccgctctctcctctcctctcctctcctccatctGGAAACCTGTGCAGTGGGGCTTCCGTGAGGACTGAGGGGAGTGACGCGAGGGTGTGGCTCCCGGCCCACGCCTGCCCCGCTGCAGAGGCAGGGCCGGGCTAGACGCAGGCGGGTGGTGGGGTGGCCCCCCCGGGCTGTGGGCTTTTGTGCGGGAGCCGCAGGGTCAGGTGTGCCATGTGTGTGCAGGTCTGCGGCCCTTCATCCCTGAGAAGGACAGCCAGCACTTCGAGAATTTCCTGGAGACCATCGGGGTGAAGGACGGCCGCGGGATCATCACCGACAGCTTCGGCAGGTACCGCCGGGCCATGagctccacctccacctccacctccaacgGGAACAGGGCCGCGGGCAGCTCTGACGACCAGTCCGCACCCTCAGAGGGGGACGAGTGGGACCGCATGATCTCGGACATCAGCAACGACATCGAGGCACTGGGCTGCAGCATGGACCAGGACTCGGCCTGATGGCACCGGGACCCCTGCCAGCCGCCCTCCCCGCGTGGGGCCCCGGGCGCAGGTGGCTCTACTGTGAAGGAGGCACCCTGGTGCTGGGGCGGAAGGCCGCACTGCGCCCCCTTGCATGCCACCCTGCCTCGGGAGGGGGTCTTGTCAGCCAGACCCCAGACAGCTGTCATTTTGCACATGACGTTTCTATTGAAACTCTCAGAGACCTTAAAAGAAGTTTACCGCAATGTGAATAATTTATCTCTGCTTGCTAGCGTGTTCCTGCTCCAGTGGGGTAGGAGCCGGGGTGTGCGCTCTGGCCTCTGTCTCAGACCCGCATGCCCAGGCTGGGCACAGTGGGCTGGGCGCTCATGCCCGCTGCCTAAAGGGAGGGCCTGATTTGGGGTTGTGGACACAGGGCAGAGAGCAGGTGTCCTAAGCACATGTGGACGTGAACATCAGGCCCCTGCTGGCGGGACCTGGGCACTGGGCTGTCTGAGGGGCGCTGGCTGTCCTCCCCCAAGCCCCAGTCCCCGGCTCTCATCCACAGTCACAGTGGTCTCCATAGCAGACCTGCACACCACCGCTTCACCGGAAGTGCCGTCCCCACCCTGAGAGTGCGTCGTCTTGGAGCCCAGGGTCGCCGGTCGTCAGGAAGGCCAGTGGGGGCACTGTGCCTGCCCCTTCAAGGCCCTTTGCCTCGTTTCCCCCTGGGCTCAGCCCCTCCTGTGCCCTTAGGACATGGGGAGGCAGTGGCGGTGACCCCAGGGCAGGGCCGTCGGGTTGCAGGCTGGGGCCTGGGCACTGCTGTGTGGGCGCGGGAGGGCCCAGCTCCAGGACTGCTTCCTCGCCCGCAAGACGCCTGCGCGTTGCTGTGAGGCCCCTGACCGCGCGTGCGGGAAGCACCAGGCTCAGCAGGGTGGGTACTTGAGCCtgcaggagggagggcagggccgTGGGCTCGCAGTGAGGCCGTGTGGGGACCAGGCAGGGGTCTGCAGCCCCCTAGGCTCCCCCCTCTTCTGAGGGGCGGGGCAGGATGGGAGGAGGGGTCTCACACTTGGCTCTGGCCCTGGCTCTCCTGGAGCTGCTTGTGGGCCTGGGTTGGGCAAAGCTAAGGGAGACCGTGGTTAGGTGTTGTCTCTAGGCGTGTGTGCAAATCGACCTGCCCTGGAAGCATCTGGAACAGCTAAAGATAGCCACCTAGTCCAGGGGCCGGCATTTCCACAGCCCCCCATGGGCTTGCGCACGGAGGGGACCTGGTGTCCCAGGAGTGTCCTGTGGCCAGTCAGGAACTGCTCCTCCTTTCCGGGGGCTCCACCCACACATGGCCTCCCACTTGGTGGTCTCCCTCTTCTGTCCTGGAGCGTGGCTTCCACCCTGCGGATCCCTGGCCTTTgtaggagagaggagaggacacGGGGAGGCCGGTGATTCCTAGAGCCGGGCCGTGGTGAGGGACCAGGAACTTTGGGGCATGAACTGCTGAGTCCCTGAGCAAACGCTGCCTTCCTGCAGCTGCTGCGGTTCAGGGCCCCTGCAGAAAACTCTGAGCCCCTGCGTCTGGGGAGTTCCTTCCGGAAACTGCAGTCCCCAGGCCCACACCTGGGGCCGCACCCAGGTGACCGGACTGCCCGCAATCTCTGGGCAAGTTGGGTGCCCTGGGACGTGGGGGAGGGACCACCACCCTCTGAGACTTGGGGGAAGGACCGCCACCCTCCTCGGGGCCTGCGTGGCTTCAGGAAGCATCTTCACGCTCCCTCCAACCCGTTTAGCCAGAGCCTGCGCTGGGCGAGCCTTTGGAGGAGCAGAGGCGATGAGGGGACACCGGTTTATTGAGCAGCAGagcttgggggcaggggtggagccaggtctcTGGTCAGCAGCTACATTGTCAGCTCCTGCCGGAAGCACACAAAGAGAGGGTCACATTGTGTGAGGCCACAGCGGAGACGGCAGCAAGGCGCCTGCGAAGGGGCCGGCCACTCACCATGATGGCGTTGACGATATCGCTCTGGTTGTCCCTCAGGGCCCGCACGGCCTTGGCCCTTGACACGTTGGCCTGCGCCATCACCAGCTCAATGTCCCGAAGCTCCAGCCCCGTCTCGTCCACCTGGAGCGGGGCAAGCAGGGAGGTGCTGTAGTGGTCCCCTCCCCCGGGAAGAGGTCCCCAGCAAAGCTGCCCCCCTCGCGGGGCTGGGCCCTGTGCCCCTGGGCCTCACCTCCTCGTCGtcgtcctcttcctcctccttgcaCTCTGGCCTCACCCTCGGCCCCGGCGCTGACTCGGGGACCAGGGCGGAGGGCTCCGAGGGTACCTTGAACTTCTCAGCCGCAGCTCTGTGCACCTGCTGGGACAGGTCCTCGATCTGCAGCACAGAGCACAGCTGTCAGCCGAGCCCACGCCTCCAGCCCACACCCCGCGCCCACGGCCGGCCGGGTGGACCTTGGCCTCGCCGAAGACCACGTAGGTGTCCGAGGCCGGGCTCTTGAAGACGTCAGGCTTGGCGATGACAAAGAGGATGTTCTTGGACTTCTGGATGGTGATCCTGGTGACCCCCTGGATCTGTCGTAAGCCCAGCTTGGACATCGCCTGGGGGCACAGCGGTCTCAGGCCCGGGCAGCAGCCCCAGAGGTCCccggtgggggctgggggagggggaggcggcgCACTGCCAGGATCACGagggctctgccactgactccCGGGGACCCTCTGTGGACCCCCCCCAGCTGGCCCCCCGCGTGTACAAGAGGGCGTCGGCCCCGGGCTGAGAGGCCACGTCAGTTGACAGTCCAGGCCCAGTTACTTGCACGAGGTGTCCCGTTACTGCCTTTACCAATGGGCCCCTGCCAATGGACTTCATCGGCCGTGGGGTGCGAAGGGGTCCCCTTAatgcagccagccccagtcctgggTGCTTGGGTTGCTGGCCAGCCTGGTCCCTCCCAGTGGGGGGGCAGGGTCCCAGCAGGGCCCCAGCCCACCTTTCGGGCCTTCTTCTCACTGCGGCTCTGCTTGACTTTGGTGACGGTCTCCTCGCTCCCGCCGCCTGCCGGGGCCTGAGGAACAGAGGGGTCTGAGCACCCGAGGGTGGGGCTTGGAGCCCTCCCAGGGCTGTACGTGCCCCCGCGGTTGGGCACCTGGGCTGGGCACTGCGCGGTCCGCGGTCCCGAGAGGTCCTGTTCCTCCAGCTCGGCCGACGACTCCCCGTGGCTGTCCGAGTGCTGGCCGGAGCCCAGAGCCTGCGGCGAGTCTGAGGACAGGGCAGGTGTGAGGGCGGCCTCCGCCTTCTGGACAGGGGCCTGGGGGTGAGCAGCACTGGCTCTGCACCAGGGGGTGGCGTCCCCACCCCTTGCAGCCCCCAGCTCAGGACACTGCTCCAGCCTGGATCCCCCTCACCTTCTTCCAAACTGTCCTGGTCATCCTGCTGCTTGGCGGCTGGGAGCCCTCGAGGTCCGGCTGGGCTCCGGAGCCCAGAGCCAGGAGGCACTTGGCAGGGGGGCAAGATCCTCGAGGCCAGGTCTTTGGCATGGGTAGCCCCCTTGGGGGCCGCCTTGGGGCtgaggagtggggagtggggcGGGAGGCTGACCTGCCCGGCCCCGGGGGGATTCTTGGTCCCTGAGAGGGCAGCCACCACCCGCTGGGCTCTTGCCCGTGGTGGTGGGAGTCCCAGAGAGCCCAGGGGCTCTGCGCCCTCCCCCAGGTCTTCCCCGGGGACCTGGcaagggcagggggcagggggtgccGCCGGGGGTGGGACTGTCTGCATGAGGACACCAGGAGCAGAGGACTCAGCGCCCTGGATGCTGGCTTGGGGTGCACCGGGCAGGCTCCCTAGGGGGTCTTGTGGAGGCTGCGGCGGAGAGGAGCTGAGGACTCCCAGGGCTGCCCGGGCCTGCTCTCCGCTGTGCAGGCCGCTCACGGGCTCTGGCTGCCTTGAGGGCGGTGGAAGTGCCAGGGCAGGATCTTTGGGACAGCTCCCTCCCAGCCTGGGTACAGCCCCTGATGGAGACTCTGGGcaggagcccagcccagcctctgaGGCCACAGCCACGGGAAGCCTGGGCCCCAGGGcggcccttccctcctccactggGCTTGGGGGCCCCACCTGGCCAGCCTCCAGGCTGGCAGCAGGACATGGCTCTGGGCTGCAGACGACTGCCTTTAGAACTCCACGCCCCTGGTTCTCAGCCCCCGGGGCCTCCTTCAGGGGCGAGCTGGGCTCAGCTCCATCACCCCCTTGCCCACGGGCATCAGGACAGGCTCCCTGATCAGGTGCCAAAAGGCCCTTGGCTACTTCCTCCCCACTGGAGTCAGGCTCAGGTGTGTCTGGGGCCTCCGTGGCAGGCTCAGGTGTGTCTGGGGCCTCCGTGGCAGGCTCAGGTGTGTCTGGGGCCTCCGTGGCAGGCTCAGGTGTGTCTGGGGCCTCCGTGGCAGGCTCAGGTGTGTCTGGGGCCTCCGTGGCAGGCTCAGGTGTGTCTGGGGCCTCCGTGGCAGGCTCAGGTGTGTCTGGGGCCTCCGTGGCAGGCTCAGGTGTGTCTGGGGCCTCCGTGGCAGGCTCAGGTGTGTCTGGGGCCTCCGTGGCAGGCTCAGGTGTGTCTGGGGCCTCCGTGGCAGGCTTGGAAGGGCATGCATCTCCGTCCAAGGTTATCCGAGCATCTGCAGCTGGCTCCAGGCCACCCAGATGGATCTGATCCAAGGCCAGAGAGTCTGATCCTCCAGTGTGGTCTGGGTCCCTTTTCTCAGGCGCTGGCCTCAGTTCCAAAGTCTTGCCTCCTTTCTGTTGGGCTGTGGTGGCCATGGGCTCTGTCCCTAGGGTGTAGCCTGTGTCAGCCTGCAAGGCCTGAGGGCTGGCCTTGGTGGCAGGTCCTTGGCTAGAGGGGAGGCCTGCATCCTGCAGGGGCAGGGATGCCGTCAGGTCCACTTCTTCCGACTGGGGTTCAGGGCTGGCCTTGGAGGCCAATTCCTGGCCCGAAGGAAGGCCTGCATTCTGCAGGGGTGGGGATGCAGTCAGGTCCACTTCTTCCGACTGGGGTTCAGGGCTGGCCTTGGAGGCCAATTCCTGGCCCGAAGGAAGGCCTGCATTCTGCAGGGGTGGGGATGCAGTCAGGTCCACTTCTTCCGACTGGGGCTCAGGGCTGGCCTCGGAGGCCAATTCCTGGCCCGAAGGAAGGCCTGCAtcctgcaggggtggggatgCAGTCAGGTCCACTTCTTCCGACTGGGGCTCAGGGCTGGCCTCGGAGGCCAATTCCTGGCCCGAAGGAAGGCCTGCAtcctgcaggggtggggatgCAGTCAGGTCCACTTCTTCCGACTGGGGCTCAGGGCTGGCCTCGGAGGCCAATTCCTGGCCCGAAGGAAGCCCTGCAtcctgcaggggtggggatgCAGTCAGGTCCACTTCTTCTggctggggctcagggctggCCTCAGAGGCAGATCCCTGGCCAGAGGGGAGGCCTGCATCCTGCAGGAACAAGGATGCCGTCAGGTCCACTTCTTCCGactggggctcagggctgggtTCGGAGGCAGATCCCTGGACTGAGGGGAGGCTTGCATCCTGCAGGGACGGGAATGCTGTCAGGTCCACTTCTTCCggctggggctcagggctggCCTTGGAGGAAGATCTCTGGACCAAAGGGAGGTCTGCATCCTGCAGGGGCTGGAATGCTGTCAGGTCCAGTTCTTCCggctggggctcagggctggCCTCAGAGGCAGATCCCTGGACCGAGGGGAGGCCTGCATCCTGCAGGGACAAGGATGCCGTCAGGTCCACTTCTTCCGACTGGGGTTCAGGGCTGGCCTCAGAGACCAATTCCTGGCCCGAAGGAAGGGCTGCATCCTGCAGGGGCTGGGATGCCATCAGGTCCACTTCTTCAGACTGGGACTCAGGGCTGGCCTCGGAGGCCAATTCCTGGCCCGAAGAAAGGCCTGCATCTTGCAGGGGCGGGGATGCAGTCAGGCCCACTTCTTCCggctggggctcagggctggTCTCGGAGGCCAATTCCTGGCCCGAAGGAAGGCCTGCATCTTGCAGGGGCGGGGATGCAGTCAGGCCCACTTCTTCCggctggggctcagggctggCCTCGGAGGCCAATTCCTGGCCCGAAGAAAGGCCTGCATCTTGCAGGGGCGGGGATGCCGTCAGGTCCACTTCTTCCGACTGGGGTTCAGGGCTGGCCTCGGAGGCCAATTCCTGGCCCGAAGAAAGGCCTGCATCTTGCAGGGGCAGGGATGCCATCGGGTCCACTTCTGACTGGGGCTCAGGGCTGGCCTCGGAAGAAGATCCCTGGACCAAAGAGAG
Encoded proteins:
- the NACAD gene encoding NAC-alpha domain-containing protein 1 isoform X2; translated protein: MPGEAARAELLLPEAGGTGPRTDLSCDAAAATTPRGDQLEHCVLTPKPSALALTFLPSKPGARPPPDGASWDAGPGRAPSAWAVQAEGDPSPGPPEVRPAEGPLPASLEPRIVMGEETCRASPLPRATLPELRDWEGGHASLNPPPELCSQGDPPVLFPAPDSDSYFTPPSTPTETASTLLPGPGPHRDAQDAQAELGNSPPASPSGSYITADGDSWASSPSCSMSLQAPAEGLDVPSGWGFSPPGSVADERELPPAGTPDTSSPESSLSADSSSSWGQEGHFFELDFLANDPMIPASLLPFQGSLIFQVEAVEVTPLPPEEEQEEQAEEGEEEAPSPSGDLAGQGEDDSTFASSLQSLSDLSITEGMDEAFAFRDDTSAASSDPDSASYAGGDDERLYSGEPHAQPTTLLQDSPGEAASWGPEPTLGVSEGEVGRAAKSQEPISDITGVGPAPGQVSAAAMAPHVPQKAPGLTAVTPRAWAAEAGSTTGPAPLATITPQSLEEGDGAALGLEPPTSKGEAGLDSLQNLKEETGQGFAAAGSPEPGPREVEPAVSLPLQDAGLPTGQGSAPEAGPEPQPEEVDLTASLPLQDAGLPYGQGSAREASPEPQPELDLIASLPLQDAGLPSGQGSAPEAGPEPQPEEVDLTASLPLQDAGLPSGQGSAREASPEPQPEELDLTASLPLQDAGLPSGQGSAREARPEPQPEELDLMVSQPLKDAGLPAGQGSAPEAGPEPQPEEVDLTASLPLQDAGLPSGQGSAPEAGPEPQPEEVDLTASLPLQDAGLPAGQGSASEASPKPQSEEVDLTASLPLQDAGLLSVQGSAPEASPKPQSEEVDLTASLPLQDAGLLSVQGSAPQDSPETQLEELDLMASLPLQDAGLPSGQGSSPQDSPETQPEEVDLMASLSLQDAGLSLVQGSSSEASPEPQSEVDPMASLPLQDAGLSSGQELASEASPEPQSEEVDLTASPPLQDAGLSSGQELASEASPEPQPEEVGLTASPPLQDAGLPSGQELASETSPEPQPEEVGLTASPPLQDAGLSSGQELASEASPESQSEEVDLMASQPLQDAALPSGQELVSEASPEPQSEEVDLTASLSLQDAGLPSVQGSASEASPEPQPEELDLTAFQPLQDADLPLVQRSSSKASPEPQPEEVDLTAFPSLQDASLPSVQGSASEPSPEPQSEEVDLTASLFLQDAGLPSGQGSASEASPEPQPEEVDLTASPPLQDAGLPSGQELASEASPEPQSEEVDLTASPPLQDAGLPSGQELASEASPEPQSEEVDLTASPPLQDAGLPSGQELASEASPEPQSEEVDLTASPPLQNAGLPSGQELASKASPEPQSEEVDLTASPPLQNAGLPSGQELASKASPEPQSEEVDLTASLPLQDAGLPSSQGPATKASPQALQADTGYTLGTEPMATTAQQKGGKTLELRPAPEKRDPDHTGGSDSLALDQIHLGGLEPAADARITLDGDACPSKPATEAPDTPEPATEAPDTPEPATEAPDTPEPATEAPDTPEPATEAPDTPEPATEAPDTPEPATEAPDTPEPATEAPDTPEPATEAPDTPEPATEAPDTPEPDSSGEEVAKGLLAPDQGACPDARGQGGDGAEPSSPLKEAPGAENQGRGVLKAVVCSPEPCPAASLEAGQVGPPSPVEEGRAALGPRLPVAVASEAGLGSCPESPSGAVPRLGGSCPKDPALALPPPSRQPEPVSGLHSGEQARAALGVLSSSPPQPPQDPLGSLPGAPQASIQGAESSAPGVLMQTVPPPAAPPAPCPCQVPGEDLGEGAEPLGSLGLPPPRARAQRVVAALSGTKNPPGAGQVSLPPHSPLLSPKAAPKGATHAKDLASRILPPCQVPPGSGLRSPAGPRGLPAAKQQDDQDSLEEDSPQALGSGQHSDSHGESSAELEEQDLSGPRTAQCPAQAPAGGGSEETVTKVKQSRSEKKARKAMSKLGLRQIQGVTRITIQKSKNILFVIAKPDVFKSPASDTYVVFGEAKIEDLSQQVHRAAAEKFKVPSEPSALVPESAPGPRVRPECKEEEEDDDEEVDETGLELRDIELVMAQANVSRAKAVRALRDNQSDIVNAIMELTM